The Niallia alba genome includes a window with the following:
- a CDS encoding ABC transporter substrate-binding protein, giving the protein MGIKKSNKLFRFGLIASAAALMLGACSSDSDKQGEKGADGKETITFINHKTDWSGNGKWDEYIAEFNEKHPDIEVKVETITDYAGQMQIRMNSKDYGDVLMVPTTIKPEDNTNFFEPLGDQKELEEKYLLLTDRAYDGVSYGIPIAVNTTGVLVNMKVFNDAGITEFPRTPEDFIAALGKIKESNPDSTPLYTNYASNWAMSNWDFVRESAAGDPNFTNELTTDKTPFDDGKPMNTIYKLLYDTVKEGYSEADPTTTDWEQSKQDLADGKIAAMVLGSWAIEQVQALAENPEDIQFAAFPTTHDGKQYTTIGGDYNIGINVNSKHKEAARTFLDWFVEESNYAADTGGISPKVGAQLPAALKSMETAGVEFFQPTPAPAGKESLFADINNSSEIGLGTTDATKQRIVDSAKGNTKESFEDIMKDLNEKWGKAIEEVGQ; this is encoded by the coding sequence ATGGGGATCAAAAAAAGTAACAAACTATTTCGTTTTGGCCTAATTGCTAGTGCAGCTGCGTTAATGCTGGGTGCTTGTAGTAGTGATTCGGACAAGCAAGGAGAAAAAGGCGCAGACGGTAAAGAGACAATCACTTTTATTAACCACAAAACAGACTGGTCTGGGAATGGGAAATGGGATGAATACATTGCTGAATTCAATGAAAAACATCCTGACATTGAAGTGAAAGTAGAGACAATTACTGACTATGCTGGCCAAATGCAAATTCGTATGAATTCAAAAGACTACGGCGATGTATTAATGGTTCCAACAACTATTAAGCCAGAAGACAACACAAATTTCTTTGAGCCACTTGGTGATCAGAAAGAATTAGAAGAAAAATACTTACTATTAACAGACCGTGCATATGACGGAGTATCATACGGTATTCCTATTGCAGTAAATACAACAGGTGTACTTGTCAATATGAAAGTGTTCAATGATGCTGGAATCACCGAATTCCCAAGAACACCAGAAGATTTCATAGCAGCATTAGGAAAAATTAAAGAATCCAATCCGGATAGTACACCATTATATACAAACTATGCTTCTAACTGGGCAATGTCTAACTGGGATTTCGTACGTGAATCCGCAGCAGGAGATCCAAACTTCACGAATGAGCTAACAACAGATAAAACGCCATTTGACGATGGAAAGCCAATGAATACTATCTACAAATTACTTTATGATACGGTAAAAGAAGGCTATTCAGAAGCGGACCCAACAACGACAGATTGGGAACAATCTAAGCAAGATCTTGCTGATGGAAAAATCGCAGCAATGGTATTAGGAAGCTGGGCAATTGAACAGGTTCAAGCATTAGCAGAAAATCCAGAAGATATCCAATTTGCGGCATTCCCAACAACACATGATGGAAAACAATATACTACAATTGGTGGAGACTACAATATCGGTATTAACGTAAACAGCAAGCATAAAGAAGCAGCGCGTACTTTCTTAGATTGGTTTGTAGAAGAGTCTAACTATGCTGCTGATACTGGTGGTATTTCTCCAAAAGTTGGAGCACAACTACCTGCTGCTCTTAAATCAATGGAAACAGCTGGCGTGGAATTCTTCCAACCAACCCCTGCACCTGCTGGAAAAGAATCATTATTTGCTGATATTAACAACAGCTCTGAAATTGGTTTAGGCACAACAGATGCAACGAAACAACGAATCGTGGATTCTGCAAAAGGAAACACGAAAGAATCTTTTGAAGATATCATGAAAGACCTCAACGAAAAATGGGGCAAAGCAATCGAAGAAGTTGGTCAATAA
- a CDS encoding glycoside hydrolase family 113, producing the protein MEFIKGFSFGFMNKRGEWQDARTKESLQLLKERCAVEHIVLTVVAEQDTPQSITINWRNHPNVVSDEETIELIECANKMGLKVILKPMVNVSDGTWRAHINFFDTDVPCEPKWSEWFASYNEYILHYAKIAEEMKCPMFVIGCELVNADRREAEWRHLIKEVRKVYSGLITYNCDKYQEDVLKWWDAVDVISSSGYYPIDAWETQLDRIEKVVEKHQKPFFFCEAGCPSWVGGDVLPNDWTKRGKFSEEVQKSWYEAMFKATSKRSWVKGFALWDWKAHLYPIERASSDQDYAVYGKAAEKVIKDYYSSVGGNEEWI; encoded by the coding sequence ATGGAATTCATTAAAGGTTTTAGCTTTGGATTTATGAACAAAAGGGGAGAATGGCAAGACGCAAGAACAAAAGAATCACTACAGTTGTTAAAAGAAAGATGTGCGGTTGAGCATATTGTCCTTACTGTTGTTGCAGAGCAGGATACCCCACAATCCATCACTATCAATTGGAGGAATCATCCGAATGTAGTTAGTGATGAAGAAACGATAGAATTAATTGAATGCGCTAACAAAATGGGTTTGAAGGTTATTTTAAAACCAATGGTAAACGTTTCGGACGGCACATGGCGTGCCCATATTAATTTTTTCGACACCGATGTACCATGTGAACCAAAATGGTCGGAGTGGTTCGCATCTTATAATGAGTACATTCTTCACTATGCGAAAATAGCAGAGGAAATGAAGTGCCCGATGTTTGTTATTGGCTGTGAGTTAGTAAATGCAGACAGAAGAGAGGCAGAATGGCGTCATCTTATAAAGGAAGTACGCAAAGTTTATAGCGGATTAATCACCTACAATTGTGATAAATACCAAGAAGATGTCTTAAAATGGTGGGATGCTGTCGATGTAATTTCATCTAGCGGCTATTATCCGATTGATGCGTGGGAAACACAATTAGACCGCATTGAAAAGGTAGTCGAGAAACATCAGAAACCATTCTTTTTTTGTGAAGCCGGTTGTCCAAGCTGGGTAGGGGGAGATGTACTTCCAAATGACTGGACAAAAAGAGGAAAATTCAGCGAAGAAGTCCAAAAAAGTTGGTATGAAGCCATGTTTAAAGCGACAAGCAAAAGAAGCTGGGTAAAAGGCTTTGCCCTATGGGATTGGAAAGCTCATCTTTATCCAATTGAACGAGCAAGTAGTGATCAAGATTACGCAGTGTATGGAAAAGCAGCGGAGAAAGTGATTAAAGATTATTATTCTTCTGTTGGTGGGAATGAGGAGTGGATTTAG